The Neodiprion pinetum isolate iyNeoPine1 chromosome 5, iyNeoPine1.2, whole genome shotgun sequence genome segment aatgaaatatttgaacGTTTCTGGATCATACTGAGCTATTGGCTTCAACAAATCGTAAAACTTATGTTATTCGTAGGTAGAGAAACTTACCAAATAAACGATGTAGGGTCCGATAATATGGGCAATGTATCCGAGAGTGTGAATCAGGGATACACCCTGCGCCCTGACAACCGTGGGCAACATTTCTGCGGCATACTGAAATCCAATATTCCCAGCTAAGTTCACCCCAAAGCGCGCAATTATTCCCATTGCAACTGCGGTAGCACCTAAAATAAAACTAGGAAGAgcgtaaataaatattatcttaGCGATGCCCAATTAAAATGCTAAAAACTTTAACGGGAGGGAAACACCTTGAAATTCGCAAAAATTCATGTCAATGTGAGcatctttttatttctttacaaacaccgttaaaaatttgtacctCGTGGCATAGATTTCTCTATCATTTGAGCACATAACTTTTTGTTTCCCTCGAGCACCTGTCAGAAATAACGTATAAACTGAAAATTCTACTGAGAAAACTTTACGACGCGTTAAATAATTCACTGAATTTTAGTCACTTCAGAAAACTCTTCTGTTCGCACAATAGaggtttctatttttttattacatgattttatattttttttggcTGCGTCAGATCAAATTTATTCGTGTGACTTATGCATTTTGATTTCTTGAGAACGTATCGGCTTAGGTGTATTTTTTAGGATATTTTCCGCAGTCTTCGAgggtgataaaaaattgtttgccGTCAATGTGTATTCAATAAAAATCTAGAtgagtttgaaatttaattcgtTGCAATGAAACTGTGATTTCTCAGAAATAATTGCCTGGCATGTACATGGTCGTTTATAATAAACTTATAATactttataaaatatttgctCACCTGTAGGCACGGCCAaggcaatgaaagaaaatattgcaCAGACGAACATAGAGAGAAAACTCATCCATCGGCGACCCCATTTATCGAGGTAAAGTACCAGTATTAAGGCAGCTGGCAATTCCGTCAAAGCACCCAAGGAGAACGACGTGAAAACATCCGGATCCAACAATTTCATGTTCCAAACATGACCGTCATACACGAAAAGAATGAGAAGCCTATATGTATAGAAACAAATGCGGAGTTGATACGTTTCTCATATGAAATATTTGGTTATACATATTGAGAGAAAACGTCAAAATTTAGCAGACTGAATATGTCTGACGACTTAATAACTTGAGTTAGCTGATTTTgtgtaaatatgtaaaaaatagACCAGTCTAATAGGTAGAAACTTTCGACTTATCGTATTGAAACGATCGCTGACGGTCGGATTAAGTTTGCCGCTCTTCTGCTCataaaaacaaagtttttgaTACGTaacaacgatttttttaaCTGTTATGGTGAAAAAATGACATCAAACTTGTTTGCATTAatcaagtaaaaaaatcatgtTGACTTGGGCTACTCAACTGAAAATGGGGGGGATGGATGCTACATCTCCCATAACTTCTCCATGATCTTACCAGTATATGTTAAGCATGACCGTGATAAAAGCAAGGCGCGGCTTTTTGAAAAGATCCATAACAGTGTAGTTGTCATGTGACTTGTCGTTCTTTATGATCTCGTTACAGCTCTCCTCGAATTCCTTGTAGATTTCGTTGTCCACGGTCTTACCGTTGATCTTTGCAATTTTCTTCAAAGTCTTCACAGCTTTCGGAATCTTACCGCTCGAGATGTACCATCTGGAAGAAATGGACCTCGTGCAAACATCACGAACAAATCTACTCTCAACGTTTGTAACATGGAATGCTCGAGATGACCGTACTTCGAGCACTCACCTGGCACTTTCAGGCACTATCCAGGGTGCAAAAAGCGCCGCCATCAATGGTATCGCCGTAACCCCATTGAGAATTCGCCAATCAGCAATGTAGTATGCAAGCCACGGTAAAACGCCGGCGGAGCAAGAAAAATACAGACCAAAGGATGCGTTTGCCATAAAGGTTCGATGCTGCAGATCAACGTACTCGATCACTGTAAACAATGCCATTCAGTCTATCTCCAATAATCAATTTACactggaaaaaaatactgcGTTGATTTCTATGGACTACAATTTGGTGTCAATCTGACGCTGTTTGATGTCAGTCTGGCACTATCTGATTTCAATCTAATACTATCTGCAGATATCAACCTTATACTTTCTGATGTCAATCTAACGCCATCTGAGGTCAATCTACCACCTACTTCCTGATGTCAATATGACACTATCCGATGTAGAATTTACAATTTGACCTCgagaatattgtttttttaataatccaCACGAGCAAGTCTTAGCTAATTTCAACACCATCATTTTTCACACTGTACAATGCTCATATATATGTTATTACAGAGTATCATTACTCGTATGACTTACGAATGATGAACATCATGTTGAAGCAGTTGTCAAACGCAGTTCCTGCCAGGAACCGGCAGAGACAAAACGACCAGAAATTGTTACAAAACGATGTGGCAATCGCAGCGGCACAACCAACCATGTTGCAGATGACTAAAGCAGGCATTCGTCCATGATTATCGGCTATGTAACCGAAAATGGATCCACCGATGATACTGCCAACGTAGAAGGTCGATTGAGCCAGCGAAGAGTAATACGTTTTGTTACACACCCACTCGAGCTGTGAAATCAAAAAGCTGCATGCATGATTTTGACTTTACGGAATTAAATTGCACTTGAAGCTTACCTCTGCTGCAAGTGACGCGTAAGGAATGGTGCTGAAATTAAATGTCCATCCATGGAGGCACGGGGTTTTTGGCCAAGATCGATTCGGCTCCTTGATTCCATTACTCAGTAATTCTGTGAAGTTTACATTGTACATGTTGCATCTTGAATAAGTCTCGACACTATCCTTTACCGATTCATTAACCGTCGTGCTGACAATCGGAATGGAAAAGGCAATTCTAGAACCGAGAAAATTAtcttcaataattatttagaCATTTTTGGAGTTAGTCAAGATTTGCATGACCTCGATCACAATTAGTGTTTGAATGGTCAACATTCTCGTTCAAATTATCGGGGGGTACAAATTCTAAATGTTCTCGTGAATTAATTCCtcgaaataatttgaaaatttacatcaTTCTTAATTTAATACTTTCCGTATTGTCGaacgtcgaaatttttttgctatatGAACACGTCGGTTTATGCTGTAAAATCGAGTTTCTACGTgccgccaattttttttgtttctaaagcgtgaaatataaatgacattattcattttcaattttcatcgaattaaAACACTTTCAGTGGTTCTGAAATAATTCTCAGAAGGcttcggaattttacaacaaaaaaaaaaaaaaaaaacaaattctaaTCAGTCACCAATTTGGTCAgcgtaataaaatttgtgtGAAACCTTTTCGGCAATCATAATGTGTGCTGATACTTTCAAAATCTACGCGAGTTTCTCTGCGAAGtgagtatttgaaaaatttcgaaattacgTCGTATCGTAGAACGTAGTTTTTTCATGGAAATGCTCACTTTTCCTGATCGGTCAAATTCCATCCTTCCAATTCAGGTACCGTGCACCAATGTTGATCTGGTGTGAGGGTGATGAAATATTGAGTGAAGTAGAGAAAAGCGTAGCCAAAGGCAAACGGTAgaagtaggaaaaatagaatcCACTGATAACATCCAGCACCTCCGACATAAGGGAGAACATCGTCGAAGTTTTGAACTCTCCTTTCAGCTTTACCGCCCTGGATCATTGTCGCCTCCTCGGGAGTCGCGACCATTTtcttgatttatttaaaatctatccagtatttgtttttgtagtaagaatatttgattttcatttaccACAAACGAGTCTGAAATCAGAAGATTTTTCTATGATTTCTAAATAAATGCCGTTGTATTTTCTTAATCGTGGCATACGACGTTGAATACTTGTacgacaaaaataaaaaataataataataacacttTACTGCATTTATTCCTGGATTTTTGCACTCAAGGCAGTTTTCGGAAAAGatttgaaagagaaaagattTGAACCAACGATTCGAGTTCACAATGAATTACAGCAACGCTTCTTATCTCATCTTTCGACTCATCTTCTTCATTTCGAGGtaaattttgaagataaaacAGTCAAAAAGTACACCTTGTAGGCACAGAATAACGCATCCAGAATGTTAGTAATCAATTAAATGATGAACTCAAAACCGTCTTAAATGATATTGATGATTTATTTAGCTGAAATTATTTCCCGAAATTAGGTTGCATCCAATTTCGTGTGTCAAAACATACTACCGACTGCTTAGTCGATcgataaaatgaatttatgcAGACGATgatagaaatgaaattaaagttACAATTAAGCGtcagtatttttcaattcttcacgTGCCAAGTGAAACGAGTCTAATGAATCAATTTATCGCTAATCAAtacacaaaaaaaaggaattgtTAAACGGAGTTCCACTTGATAATACAAATTCGATTGTTCTACTAATTTCTTGTTGTAGACGGAGAGTCAGCAACGTTTGAACCCACATCATTTTATTAAGAAAGTTTTCGGTGCACTCATATTGTGATATAAACACCAACTGATAAAGTCGCGTCTAGCCGGCGAGTCCTGTAGCAGGTGGGAGGGGTCGGTGTCGCAAGTAActaaaaaagttaaaaaaaaaaaaacatttaccAAGgctgatttttgttttcaattgcAGCTAATGATGCTAACTATTGTGTAATCATATTGCCAGAACAATGAGTTGAGACCATATTTCTCCGCCATGTTCGTATCATAGCCTATTCTAATCGCACCTTTGCCCAATCTCAATGATCTGCCTATCAATTATAAATGTGCAAGTAGTaaatagtgaaaaatgtataccATTACCATTAATCGGTAACCAGCTACGGTTACTATCGATCAACGATATCGTCACCACACGTAAACTCAAATTAGATTCCGCTACAGTCAGTCATATTTCATCACAGTTTTATTGCTAAGGAATGACGAAATTCAACGTTAACtacatttgaatttcaatctgACTCTAGATTCTCTGTTTTATATGAGCTAAAATTTTAAACGTTAATGTCCAgaggataaaattttaatcaagGTACTTTTTTAACAGATAGAAAACGgcattgtaaaatataatacaacaGGAAATACTGTAAATTTGATATCAACAGAACATGCAATTCCCCACGTAGCTTGCAGGACTCATTTGAAACAATATTATGTATCAACGGCTAGTTTGTTGGTTCACTAAACCAATCGTATATTGCGTCGTGTCGCATATATTAGTACATATCCCTTCACTtagaaacgtgaaaattgcAGTTAGCTTCATTTAACCCTCTTGTGAGATTTATCGCGACAATTGACCTGCTTGTACTGTTTCAGAGAATGTGATAGCGATACCTCGCAGGCTGCGGGATTCAGCTTCGAGCCACAGAAActacaaaatattgttttgatGCATCAATTTACGTCTCCCAAGTGTGATGCTCAAAATAATACGAATCATTGTATTCGTAAATTACGAAGGTCTATTCATAAAATACACAATCCTTAAATTATCGATAAAATCTCAGATAACAATGCtttatttcaaattgcttcGAAGTTGTTAAAAATCTATCAGATTCGTTCGATGTTACTTTACAACGGTTCATTCTATTCAGAacattattttctacaaagttaatgaaacagattttctttATGTTTAGTAGTCATTTGTTGACCGTAATCAATATTGGGGcaatattattaaatcaaaTATTCAACGATGCCAGTGTGATGAAAATAGTCATATCAATAAAATGAACGATCGTAgagtgaaattgaacaaatctATTTCATTCCGCACAGTGTTGAAGCGACAGACTAATTTTGCAAGCTCATGGCGTGACGTCGcgtgaattttattaaatgtaGTACGTATAACGTCCTAACTCTTTTATGAGAATCCGTCATGACACGTAAAATATTAAGTTTTATTGTGCTATAGTTCGATACAGGTCAATTTCATTCAAGAAAATATACTTCTCATTAATTTCCAGTAgcggaattttttcttcctcagcaacgttgataaatatttttataccctaACAATATGCAACAGTGGAGCTTTTCTGTGATCAAAAAGTAGGCCTGTTAGTCGGCCACTTTTTGTCGGATTGGTAATATTAGTCTAGTCTTCTTATACTTTGTCAAATTCTTCTTCCGTTTGTCACAATTGTCCCCCCAACAGTACGTTCATATcatcgaaaagaaaatttcccccaaatacaacaattttcgTATATCATTAACACGCGCCAGTGCCGATTGAAATTGTTAATGTATAATTCATTGAAAGCTAACATGTTCTTgaattatttgttttcataGACTAAAATGAACTGTAAAAATCATTTTAGTGCTTGAGA includes the following:
- the LOC124219729 gene encoding carcinine transporter-like isoform X1 codes for the protein MVATPEEATMIQGGKAERRVQNFDDVLPYVGGAGCYQWILFFLLLPFAFGYAFLYFTQYFITLTPDQHWCTVPELEGWNLTDQEKIAFSIPIVSTTVNESVKDSVETYSRCNMYNVNFTELLSNGIKEPNRSWPKTPCLHGWTFNFSTIPYASLAAELEWVCNKTYYSSLAQSTFYVGSIIGGSIFGYIADNHGRMPALVICNMVGCAAAIATSFCNNFWSFCLCRFLAGTAFDNCFNMMFIILIEYVDLQHRTFMANASFGLYFSCSAGVLPWLAYYIADWRILNGVTAIPLMAALFAPWIVPESARWYISSGKIPKAVKTLKKIAKINGKTVDNEIYKEFEESCNEIIKNDKSHDNYTVMDLFKKPRLAFITVMLNIYWLLILFVYDGHVWNMKLLDPDVFTSFSLGALTELPAALILVLYLDKWGRRWMSFLSMFVCAIFSFIALAVPTGATAVAMGIIARFGVNLAGNIGFQYAAEMLPTVVRAQGVSLIHTLGYIAHIIGPYIVYLDDVSPYLPLTVLGLLSLVVAVQSLFLPETLGQDLPQTLQDGNDFGIEQNFWWMPCISSTSERKKKFRKLSPTNVLP